A genomic segment from Triticum dicoccoides isolate Atlit2015 ecotype Zavitan chromosome 1A, WEW_v2.0, whole genome shotgun sequence encodes:
- the LOC119361510 gene encoding protein trichome birefringence-like 10, producing the protein MVGSPTKRRAMRRQLEKAGVVGLAVLVTATAALLLLLLVRTASLRYTAAVDYALASPRKLWSGGVSIAAEASPSPSPEKGHGAGAAAMAAVEEEECDLFDGSWVWDDSYPLYDSKDCPFLDGGFRCSENGRPDTSYVKWRWQPSRCDLPRFDAKFMLEKLRNRRVVFVGDSIGRNQWESLLCMLSSVVPNKKSIYEINGSPITKHTGFLIFKFSDYNCTVEYYRSPFIALHGRAPAGASKVVKYTIKVDAMDWMSDRDKWSNADILIFNTGHWWNYEKTIRGGAYFQEGSKVKMKMTVIDAYQKSIQTLFNWVHKKVNTSKTQVIFCTYAPVHFRGGDWKSGGSCHLETLPDATPFKSLEQWADKLEPVHNVLGSSTKPKMPGLAILNVTQMTAQRKDGHLSVYISPSGPVPLRRQDCSHWCLPGVPDTWNELVYAVFMKRQTMVDQNVSLAASRTLNTS; encoded by the exons ATGGTGGGGTCGCCGACGAAGCGGCGGGCGATGAGGAGGCAGCTGGAGAAGGCCGGGGTGGTGGGGCTCGCCGTCCTGGTCACGGCGACcgccgcgctgctgctgctgctgctcgtccGCACCGCGTCGCTCCGCTACACCGCCGCCGTCGACTACGCGCTCGCGTCCCCCAGGAAGCTCTGGAGCGGCGGGGTCTCCATCGCGGCCGAGGCGTCGCCTTCGCCGTCCCCGGAGAAGGGGCACGGGGCCggtgcggcggcgatggcggcagtggaggaggaggagtgcgacctGTTCGACGGGAGCTGGGTGTGGGACGACAGCTACCCGCTCTACGACTCCAAGGACTGCCCCTTCTTGGACGGTGGGTTCCGGTGCTCCGAGAacggccggccggacacgtcctatGTCAAATGGCGGTGGCAGCCGTCGCGCTGCGATCTACCCAG ATTTGATGCCAAGTTTATGCTCGAGAAGCTACGGAATAGAAGAGTAGTATTCGTTGGTGATTCAATTGGAAGGAATCAATGGGAGTCTCTGCTTTGTATGCTCTCTAGTGTTGTTCCCAACAAGAAGTCCATCTATGAAATTAATGGAAGTCCCATCACAAAGCACACGGGTTTCTTGATTTTCAAGTTTAGCGACTACAATTGCACAGTGGAGTATTACAGATCTCCTTTTATAGCCCTTCATGGCCGTGCACCAGCCGGAGCCTCTAAGGTTGTTAAGTACACAATTAAGGTGGATGCCATGGATTGGATGTCAGACCGTGATAAGTGGAGCAATGCTGATATTTTGATCTTTAACACAGGGCATTGGTGGAACTACGAGAAAACAATTAGAGG GGGCGCCTATTTTCAAGAAGGCAGtaaggtgaagatgaagatgactgtTATTGATGCATACCAAAAATCAATACAAACACTCTTCAATTGGGTTCACAAAAAAGTTAACACAAGCAAGACCCAGGTCATCTTCTGTACTTATGCTCCTGTGCACTTCAG AGGCGGCGACTGGAAGAGTGGAGGGAGTTGCCACTTGGAAACTCTTCCTGATGCGACACCGTTTAAATCGCTGGAGCAATGGGCGGACAAGCTTGAGCCTGTCCATAATGTTCTTGGGAGCAGCACAAAACCCAAGATGCCTGGATTAGCTATACTGAACGTGACACAGATGACAGCACAACGAAAAGATGGTCACTTGTCAGTGTACATCAGCCCTTCGGGGCCTGTCCCCCTGCGTAGACAGGATTGCAGCCATTGGTGCTTGCCTGGAGTTCCTGATACCTGGAACGAGCTTGTGTACGCCGTCTTCATGAAAAGGCAAACGATGGTGGACCAAAATGTTTCCCTTGCTGCTTCCAGAACGCTGAACACAAGTTGA